In Trichoderma breve strain T069 chromosome 4, whole genome shotgun sequence, the following proteins share a genomic window:
- a CDS encoding iron permease FTR1 family domain-containing protein, with product MAKDVFSVPVFLVVFRETLETVIIVSVLLAFLKQTLDGPNADRTVYKKLRAQIWIGVATGFLLCMIIAAALIGVFYTVGSNTWDKSEQYYEGAFSLVASIIITIMGAALLRIGKMQDKWRVKLAKAIESPIKFNSNRGWISQALEKYAMFFLPFITVLREGIEAVVFIAGVTFSAPAYAVPLPVVIGLMVGSVVGYLLYKGGSSTKLQYFLVASTCLLYLVGAGLFSRAVWSLEQGKWNKIVGSDASELGSGPGSYDIDKVVWHVNCCNPNVPNNGGWGIFQAILGWTNSATYGSVISYNLYWVFVMASFILIRFHETKGRWPFQKAKPAVPFDSEARSGSESNDGAVDSKNVNVSEKTTTLN from the exons ATGGCCAAGGACGTCTTCTCAGTccccgtcttcctcgtcgtctttcgAGAGACGCTGGAGACggtcatcatcgtctccGTCTTGCTCGCTTTTTTGAAGCAGACGCTTGACGGCCCCAATGCCGACCGTACAGTATACAAGAAACTGCGAGCGCAG ATTTGGATTGGCGTCGCAACTGGCTTCCTGCTATGTATGATCATTGCCGCCGCTCTCATCGGTGTCTTCTACACCGTCGGCTCAAACACTTGGGACAAGAGCGAGCAGTACTATGAGGGCGCCTTTTCCCTCgtcgcctccatcatcatcaccatcatggGCGCCGCGCTGCTCCGCATCGGCAAGATGCAGGACAAGTGGCGCGTCAAGcttgccaaggccattgagtcGCCCATCAAGTTCAACTCGAACCGCGGATGGATTTCTCAGGCGCTGGAGAAATACGCCATGTTTTTCCTGCCCTTCATCACCGTCCTGCGTGAGGGTATCGAGGCTGTTGTGTTTATTGCTGGTGTGACTTTCTCGGCTCCGGCGTACGCTGTGCCTCTTCCCGTTGTCATCGGTCTCATGGTTGGTTCTGTCGTCGGATATCTTCTGTACAA GGGAGGTTCATCAACGAAGCTGCAGTACTTCCTTGTCGCATCCACTTGCTTGCTGTATCTCGTCGGTGCTGGTCTGTTTTCACGTGCCGTTTGGTCCCTTGAACAAGGAAAGTGGAACAAGATTGTCGGCAGCGACGCCTCTGAGCTTGGCTCTGGCCCTGGATCATACGACATTGACAAGGTTGTGTGGCATGTCAAC TGCTGCAACCCCAATGTGCCCAACAACGGCGGCTGGGGCATCTTTCAGGCTATCCTCGGCTGGACCAACTCGGCCACCTATGGTTCCGTCATCTCATACAACCTCTACTGGGTATTCGTCATGGCCTCGTTTATCCTCATCAGGTTCCACGAGACCAAGGGACGATGGCCCTTCCAGAAAGCCAAGCCCGCCGTGCCATTTGACTCAGAGGCCCGCAGCGGAAGTGAGAGCAACGATGGCGCTGTTGACTCTAAGAACGTCAACGTGTCGGAGAAGACTACAACTCTCAActaa
- a CDS encoding multicopper oxidase domain-containing protein — protein MNSFTRAAALFAASLGLASAATVNYDFNITWVTANPDGAFARPVIGINNQWPIPRIEANVGDRIVINVNNQLGNQSTSLHFHGLFMNGTTHMDGPVGVSQCEIPPGHSFKYDFTIDQPGTYWYHSHHNAQYPDGLRGPLVIHDPKFPYRKEVDHELVLTLSDWYHDQMQTLLPQFLTKNNPTGAEPVPNAALMNETQNLTVPVEPNTTYMFRVINIGAFAGQYLWIEGHTMRIVEVDGVYTEAAEADMVYISAAQRVSFLLTTKNDTSANFPIVSSMDTTLFDTLPDDLNYNVTGWLTYDSKATLPEPALVDELNPFDDMTLVPYDKMELLPEPDQVVELDVIMDNLRDGKNYAFFNNITYTKPKVPSLYTAMSTGDLADNAAVYGEFTHPFVLKKGEIVQIVVNNLDSGRHPFHLHGHAFQAIHRSEEEAGTFEDENLSESDYPSVPMRRDTLVIWPNGNIVMRFKADNPGVWLFHCHIEWHVASGLLATFVEAPLEIQKQFTIPDDHLAVCDAAGTPSKGNAAANTVDFLDLTGENRASKTIPGGFTPRGIVALVFSCLTGVLGVIVVAWYGLSTPLELVPLEVTRIVENSEVTETSAAANGDESRAAISSSNDASGGAISRS, from the exons ATGAATAGCTTCACGCGAGCGGCGGCCTTGTTCGCTGCCTCTCTGGGCCTCGCCAGTGCGGCCACCGTCAACTATGACTTCAACATCACTTGGGTCACGGCCAACCCAGACGGAGCGTTTGCGCGTCCCGTcattggcatcaacaaccagTGGCCCATTCCTCGCATTGAGGCCAACGTTGGCGATCGCATTGTTATCAATGTCAACAACCAGCTTGGCAACCAGTCGACCTCGCTGCATTTCCACGGCCTCTTCATGAACGGCACCACGCACATGGACGGCCCCGTGGGCGTGTCTCAGTGCGAGATTCCGCCCGGTCACTCCTTCAAATACGACTTTACT ATTGATCAACCCGGCACATACTGGTACCACTCTCACCACAATGCGCAGTATCCTGATGGTCTTCGCGGTCCTCTCGTCATTCACGACCCCAAGTTCCCCTACCGCAAGGAAGTTGACCATGAACTTGTCCTGACCCTCTCAGACTGGTACCATGACCAGATGCaaactcttcttccgcaGTTTTTGACCAAGAACAACCCGACTGGTGCTGAGCCGGTGCCCAACGCGGCGCTCATGAATGAAACTCAGAACTTGACTGTCCCTGTCGAGCCCAACACGACTTACATGTTCCGAGTTATCAACATTGGTGCCTTTGCCGGCCAGTACCTCTGGATCGAGGGACACACAATGCGCATCGTTGAAGTTGACGGTGTCTACAccgaggctgctgaggctgacATGGTCTACATCTCTGCTGCCCAACGAGTCAGCTTCCTCCTCACCACCAAGAACGACACTTCTGCCAATTTCCCCATTGTCTCCAGCATGGACACT ACCCTCTTTGACACTCTGCCAGATGACCTCAACTATAATGTCACTGGTTGGTTGACCTACGACTCCAAGGCCACTCTTCCCGAGCCTGCCCTTGTCGACGAGCTCAACCCCTTTGACGATATGACGCTTGTGCCATATGACAAGATGGAGCTGCTGCCCGAGCCGGACCAGGTTGTCGAGCTCGATGTCATCATGGACAACCTTCGCGATGGAAAGAACtatgccttcttcaacaacatcactTACACCAAGCCCAAGGTTCCCTCCCTGTACACGGCCATGTCCACCGGCGACCTCGCCGACAACGCTGCCGTCTACGGCGAGTTCACTCATCCCTTTGTCctgaagaagggcgagattGTCCAGATTGTCGTCAACAACCTTGATTCTGGCCGTCACCCCTTCCATCTACACGGCCACGCCTTCCAGGCCATTCACCGCtctgaagaggaggctgGTACCTTTGAGGACGAGAATCTCTCTGAGAGCGACTACCCTAGCGTGCCCATGCGACGAGACACCCTCGTCATCTGGCCCAATGGTAACATTGTCATGCGCTTCAAGGCTGATAACCCTG GTGTCTGGCTCTTCCACTGCCACATTGAGTGGCACGTCGCCTCTGGCCTCCTCGCCACGTTCGTCGAGGCTCCTCTTGAAATCCAGAAGCAGTTTACTATTCCTGATGACCATCTCGCCGTCTGCGATGCCGCTGGTACCCCTTCCAAGggcaatgctgctgctaacaCTGTCGACTTCCTCGACCTGACTGGCGAGAACAGGGCCTCTAAAACCATCCCCGGCGG TTTCACTCCCCGTGGTATTGTTGCTCTCGTCTTCAGCTGCCTCACCGGTGTCCTTGgtgtcatcgtcgtcgcctGGTACGGTCTGTCCACTCCCCTGGAACTCGTTCCCCTTGAGGTCACCCGCATCGTCGAAAACTCAGAAGTCACTGAgacatctgctgctgccaatggCGACGAGTCCAGAGCCGCAATCTCATCTAGCAATGATGCTTCTGGAGGCGCTATTTCGAGGAGctga